GAAACGCCTTCCATGGCGTCGCGGATCCCGGTGCGGTCGTTGGCGTCCACCTGCTGCGCCGTCAGCCGGCCGCCGAGGTACGGCTGGAGGAAGGCGGGAAGCGCGTCGACCTTGAGGTCGGCGATGACCACCTCGTGGTCCGTGTTGGCCAGCAGGTCGTAAGCACACGCAGAACCCTGCAGGCCCGCGCCGAGCACGAGCATCCGCATACGGTCGACTCCTGTCGCAAAGGCGGTCTTTTGATCGATGGCGAGGGGCCGCGCGGCCGTTTTCCGGGCGCGCGGCGCGGCAAGATAGCGGGCGGTGGCGGAGAGGGAAAGGCGGGGGGAACTGAGGGGAA
The Longimicrobium sp. DNA segment above includes these coding regions:
- a CDS encoding saccharopine dehydrogenase NADP-binding domain-containing protein; the protein is MRMLVLGAGLQGSACAYDLLANTDHEVVIADLKVDALPAFLQPYLGGRLTAQQVDANDRTGIRDAMEGVS